One Diospyros lotus cultivar Yz01 chromosome 1, ASM1463336v1, whole genome shotgun sequence genomic window carries:
- the LOC127798050 gene encoding uncharacterized protein LOC127798050 has protein sequence MEDMASLWSYQEGPVDLKQKLLYTTLELESVRAEANEEMRKTKEYMKQLLQLFKVACQERDEARDQLQKLLNKLLPSTVPSEFFTALPQLQPDSPLIKAAKANSSITESNSLSDTHNYQSHGSSPVDSFLDAGSSPELSNLNMADSSSLAFVNQPLLQDYSGTVQTGLVSSAAPKIDQGSLVIDNFVTGKPLPQKGKLLQAVLESGPLLQTLLLAGPLPRWRNPPPLQAFNIPPVSIKGCGAEIVSQKPAAPNSLNSSSFVNMTTGSSKMLSSSMMHFAGGSAGSGFGSERLVPAGAEYNSYAASVKRQRLQ, from the exons atgGAAGATATGGCTTCTTTATGGAGTTACCAAGAG GGCCCTGTTGATTTGAAGCAAAAGCTTCTGTACACAACTCTGGAACTGGAATCAGTGAGAGCTGAAGCAAATGAAGAGATGAGAAAGACCAAAGAGTACATGAAGCAGTTGTTGCAGCTCTTTAAGGTTGCCTGCCAGGAAAGGGATGAAGCAAGGGACCAACTTCAGAAACTCCTCAACAAGCTCCTTCCTTCCACAGTGCCAAGTGAATTCTTTACAGCTCTACCTCAGCTCCAACCTGATAGCCCTCTGATCAAAGCCGCAAAAGCGAACTCCAGCATAACTGAATCTAACAGCCTGTCAGATACACACAATTACCAGTCCCACGGTTCTTCCCCAGTCGACTCCTTCCTCGATGCTGGCTCGTCGCCAGAGCTTTCTAACTTGAACATGGCTGATTCAAGCAGCCTGGCATTTGTGAACCAGCCCTTGCTTCAAGATTACTCTGGCACGGTTCAAACGGGTCTTGTCTCTTCAGCAGCACCTAAAATTGATCAGGGTTCTCTGGTCATAGACAATTTTGTCACGGGAAAGCCTCTGCCTCAGAAGGGAAAGCTCTTGCAGGCTGTGCTGGAGTCAGGGCCGCTGCTTCAGACTCTTCTTCTGGCGGGGCCGCTTCCCAGGTGGCGGAATCCGCCCCCTCTCCAGGCCTTCAATATTCCACCTGTTTCCATCAAAGGATGTGGTGCTGAGATTGTTAGTCAGAAACCAGCTGCACCAAATTCTCTAAATTCATCTTCTTTTGTTAACATGACTACTGGCTCTTCCAAAATGTTGTCATCATCTATGATGCATTTTGCTGGTGGTTCGGCTGGATCGGGCTTTGGCAGCGAGCGATTGGTACCCGCAGGGGCAGAATATAACAGCTACGCTGCATCAGTGAAGCGACAAAGATTACAATGA
- the LOC127792415 gene encoding RING-H2 finger protein ATL66-like: MLPSPVPSPISEPPRWNPVVLALVGFFCSIFMVFSYYRILQGHCSRFRGTNQGPRQFLRVENPNDPSLQFQSRGLDSYIMHSLPITQFKKKAAEELGQNRTDCAVCLGEFEDGEWLKHLPNCSHVFHVSCIDTWFQTHSSCPLCRSYVCNLAMDNGYSVSVYNLLETLRRENLIQDRSEHHQSLRSQILHGSSLGINPQNAS, from the coding sequence ATGCTTCCAAGTCCAGTCCCGTCTCCAATCTCTGAACCTCCACGCTGGAACCCAGTAGTGCTGGCTTTGGTGGGGTTTTTTTGTAGCATCTTCATGGTATTCAGCTACTACAGGATATTACAAGGACACTGCAGCAGATTTCGTGGGACAAACCAGGGTCCAAGGCAATTTCTGAGGGTGGAGAACCCCAACGATCCCTCTCTGCAGTTCCAAAGTCGAGGACTCGACTCTTATATCATGCACTCGCTTCCCATTACTCAGTTCAAGAAGAAGGCTGCAGAAGAATTAGGCCAAAACAGAACTGATTGTGCAGTCTGCCTGGGTGAATTTGAAGATGGTGAATGGCTAAAGCATCTTCCAAACTGTTCCcatgtctttcatgtttcttgCATCGACACTTGGTTCCAGACTCATTCGAGCTGTCCCCTCTGCAGATCATATGTCTGTAATCTTGCAATGGACAACGGCTATTCTGTTTCTGTGTACAATTTGCTAGAAACTCTGAGGAGGGAAAATCTCATTCAAGATAGATCAGAACACCATCAATCCCTTAGGTCCCAAATCCTGCATGGTTCTTCCCTCGGAATAAATCCACAAAATGCAAGCTGA